From Carassius auratus strain Wakin chromosome 22, ASM336829v1, whole genome shotgun sequence, a single genomic window includes:
- the atp8b3 gene encoding phospholipid-transporting ATPase IC, with translation MANSKKERGVKWEVRANDRYFHQSCRRKSFLCFRWGRYADNVVRSYKYTPLTFLPLNLYEQFQRAANLFFLLIVILQCVPIIATIPWYSTMLPLLFVLLVRGCKDLATDLGRRRSDGQINRRPCDILTPEGFKTVKWKDVRVGDILQVHKDQVIPADLLLLCSTEPHSLCYVETADIDGETNLKFRQALSVTHTELNGDSVKQNLATFNGIVWGEEPNGNLHSFKGELHWKGERHHLDTDHLLLRGTVLRNTDKAYGLAIYTGSDSKILQNCGKLKLKNTQVEILLNKTVLVILLFMITTAILLAVGAGLFEQRVSPQYDVVSVLQRDSSPAYLGFLTFWGYIILLSPSMPMSLYITFEVIHMMHCLLIGWDVEMYWEDNNSPAQARTTTLNEELGQVGHLLSDKTGTLTQNRLLFRQCFIAGHIYGDMSKELKPLDLSWNRFSCGGLKFSDQRLVDKLRERSSPECQEFFTALALCHTVMSEWRDGLPHYQAASPDEEALVCAARELGWVFLSRTRETLTLSEMGLTRNYQLLALLDFTSKRRRMSVLVRDPGGQLKLYCKGADIVVLERLQRDGPLQESTERALELFAQGCLRTLCVAVRSVPEALWTEWSRTLSQVGTSTGDQETALEEIYDQMEKDLTLLGVTAIEDRLQEGVPETIATLRRAGLKVWVLTGDKTETAVNVGYACKLMDPDTTLIQGEELRQLLESPSPEVKSKEPEVWITSRKAVKSKAALVISGPELAELTREPEWGAKFVALSDQCQSVLCCRVTPAQKAEVVEMVRKYSTSITMAIGDGANDVNMIKTAHIGVGLCGVEGSQAVQNADFALAQFSFLRRLLLVHGHWSYYRICILLRYFLYKTTAFALVHIWYSFYNGFSAQPMYESWFISLYTTLYTSLPIQCMGFFEQDVSDKSCLCWPEIYSIGQKKQLFNPLVLAITLLYSVYTSIILFFIPMGILQYFALDYQTLAVTIQTSVVLTMTVEVILHTKFWTKYSVAAVVFSLVAFFLSTLALHSARLFTASPKDYFFLGASPNAYSTPEIWLTICVT, from the exons ATGGCCAACAGCAAGAAAGAAAGAG GAGTCAAATGGGAGGTTCGTGCCAACGACCGTTATTTTCATCAGTCCTGTCGCCGCAAGTCTTTCCTGTGTTTCCGCTGGGGGCGTTATGCT GACAATGTGGTGCGGAGCTACAAATACACCCCTCTGACATTTTTGCCCCTTAACCTGTATGAACAGTTCCAGCGAGCAGCGAATCTTTTCTTCCTACTTATCGTGATCTTACAG TGTGTTCCTATAATTGCCACCATCCCTTGGTACAGCACGATGCTTCCTTTGCTGTTTGTTCTGCTTGTGCGTGGGTGCAAAGATCTAGCCACAGACTTG GGCCGGCGACGCAGTGATGGACAAATTAACCGGCGCCCATGTGACATTCTCACTCCTGAGGG CTTCAAAACTGTTAAGTGGAAAGATGTCCGTGTTGGGGACATTCTCCAGGTTCATAAGGACCAGGTCATACCT GCGGATTTGCTCCTCCTTTGCAGCACTGAGCCACACAGCCTTTGCTACGTAGAAACCGCAGACATCGATGG AGAAACCAACTTAAAGTTTCGCCAGGCTCTGAGTGTAACTCATACTGAGCTGAATGGAGATTCAGTTAAGCAAAACCTGGCAACCTTTAATG GTATTGTGTGGGGTGAAGAACCAAACGGTAACTTACATTCCTTCAAAGGTGAGTTACATTGGAAAGGAGAGCGCCACCATCTGGACACAGACCACCTGCTCCTCCGAGGGACTGTGCTGCGAAACACGGACAAAGCTTATGGATTAGCTATATACACAG GCTCGGATAGTAAAATTCTGCAAAACTGTGGAAAACTGAAACTGAAGAATACTCAAGTGGAAATACTACTAAACAAAACTGTGTTGGtg ATTCTGCTGTTCATGATAACAACAGCTATTCTCCTGGCCGTGGGTGCTGGGCTTTTTGAGCAGAGGGTTTCCCCTCAGTACGACGTTGTCTCGGTCTTGCAGCGAGATTCGTCTCCTGCCTACCTGGGCTTCCTCACCTTCTGGGGCTACATCATTTTGCTTAGTCCTTCTATGCCCATGTCTCTTTATATAAC ATTTGAAGTCATCCACATGATGCACTGTCTCCTGATTGGCTGGGATGTTGAGATGTACTGGGAGGACAATAACAGCCCCGCTCAGGCCCGTACAACCACCCTGAATGAGGAATTGGGTCAGGTGGGGCACCTGCTCAGTGACAAGACCGGCACTCTAACACAAAACCGCTTGCTTTTTCGTCAGTGCTTCATCGCCGGACACATTTATG GTGATATGTCAAAGGAACTTAAG CCGCTAGACTTAAGCTGGAACCGGTTCTCCTGTGGTGGACTGAAGTTTTCTGACCAGCGGTTGGTTGACAAGCTGCGTGAACGGAGCAGCCCTGAGTGCCAAGAGTTCTTCACAGCTCTGGCCCTTTGCCACACTGTCATGAGCGAGTGGAGGGATG gtttgCCTCATTACCAGGCTGCCTCTCCGGATGAGGAAGCTCTGGTGTGTGCAGCGCGGGAGCTCGGCTGGGTGTTTCTCTCCCGTACACGAGAAACCCTCACCCTCAGTGAGATGGGCCTCACGCGAAACTATCAGCTCCTGGCCCTCCTGGACTTCACCAGCAAGAGGAGACGCATGTCAGTACTGG TGCGGGACCCTGGAGGACAGTTGAAGCTGTACTGTAAAGGTGCAGATATTGTTGTTCTGGAAAGGCTTCAAAGGGACGGGCCACTTCAGGAGAGCACCGAGAGAGCTCTAGAG CTGTTCGCTCAGGGCTGTCTGAGGACTCTGTGTGTGGCGGTGCGCTCGGTTCCTGAAGCCCTGTGGACGGAGTGGAGCCGCACCCTCAGTCAAGTGGGCACATCCACAGGAGACCAGGAGACCGCGCTCGAAGAGATATATGATCAAATGGAAAAAGACTTAACG CTGTTGGGCGTGACTGCCATTGAGGATCGTCTCCAGGAAGGTGTCCCTGAGACCATCGCCACCCTGCGGAGGGCGGGTCTGAAGGTGTGGGTGCTGACAGGAGACAAAACAG AAACGGCTGTGAATGTGGGATATGCCTGCAAACTTATGGATCCAGACACGACCCTAATCCAAGGGGAGGAACTTAG GCAGCTTCTAGAGTCTCCTTCTCCAGAAGTCAAGTCTAAAGAGCCGGAGGTTTGGATCACAAGCAGAAAAGCAGTGAAGAGCAAAGCAGCACTAGTAATTTCGGGTCCTGAACTG GCAGAATTGACCAGAGAGCCAGAATGGGGGGCAAAGTTTGTTGCTCTGTCCGATCAGTGCCAGTCTGTATTGTGCTGTCGTGTCACACCGGCGCAAAAAGCGGAAGTGGTGGAGATGGTCAGGAAGTATTCAACTTCGATTACAATGGCGATAGGCGATGGTGCCAACGATGTCAACATGATCAAGA CGGCACATATAGGCGTTGGTCTTTGTGGCGTGGAGGGCAGTCAGGCGGTGCAGAATGCAGATTTCGCTCTGGCTCAGTTCAGCTTCCTTCGCAGGCTGCTGCTGGTACACGGGCACTGGTCATACTACCGCATCTGCATCCTTCTGCGCTATTTCCTCTACAAAACCACTGCTTTTGCTCTGGTGCACATTTGGTATAGTTTCTACAATGGCTTCAGCGCTCAG CCTATGTATGAGAGCTGGTTTATTAGCCTCTACACAACACTGTACACATCCCTTCCTATACAGTGCATGGGTTTTTTTGAACAG GATGTGAGCGATAAGAGTTGTCTGTGTTGGCCTGAGATCTACTCGATTGGACAGAAGAAGCAGCTTTTCAATCCTTTAGTTCTGGCCATCACGCTCCTATACTCGGTCTACACCTCCATCATCCTGTTCTTCATCCCTATGGGAATATTACAGTACTTTGCTCTCGATTATCAGACTTTAGCCGTAACGATTCAAACATCTGTAGTGCTCACCATGACTGTTGAG GTTATTCTACATACAAAATTCTGGACCAAGTACAGCGTTGCAGCAGTTGTTTTTAGTTTGGTGGCATTCTTTCTGTCCACGCTGGCTCTCCATAGCGCTCGGCTCTTCACCGCCTCACCCAAAGACTACTTTTTTCTGG